A single genomic interval of Stieleria maiorica harbors:
- a CDS encoding DUF4175 family protein, translating into MGNDLRFDSKVGMAERQLSRIQREMQHVSRRIRSRHFWTLLAVFAILAMLFALMFRGAQLSGQIGDTTTWSMIAAALLIALIASRVLAGRLAGGVQATVARIENAFPGLGERLMTTACLDAQQSSGPLGQHLIGETHDHFRSHDWQTVVSTLSLWASRFFGAGALAAAIGVSMIDFRNSPDDMLIPGARSSAGDFKQDVTVLPGNVSIERGTSLVVTAEFSVSAPESATLITEYVDGTVAEVLMKQNLSDPIVGGFLSRVDQPLTYRIESPNWNSQPYSVEVFEFPELRRSDAVLEFPEYTNMNSRTVEDTVKVSVVQGTQVTWRLLLNKTVVSCTLTRTNGDVIECARATQTVDAKTEGSSEPYAAYLATVKAAESDTFVLNLVDDQQRKNKYPPELSIKVLPNKPPKLKLEKARDVTVSALQELPLRADVRDDYGVLKSGITYTIESEPEVTIELAQNLPRNVDSTVDHTLDFEALKAKPDDLVSYYFWAEDIGPDGTPRRTESDLFFADVRPFEEIFRQGDSPPPSQQGQPSPQQQQAEELAKLQKQIITAIWNQIRLEISGTTPAPDDIQTISDSQTDAIAQFQELAGNLTDAESKKIGVQVLEAMQSTVKNLTAGDLGESRSSAQRSYSNLLKLRSREFEITRQQRQQQSQGGGGGQSRQRQIDDLELEDDENRYETQQQAQQQSAAQQAAAEDRQVLSRLRELAKRTEDLTEELAKLQSALEQAENEEQAEEIRRQLKRLREQQQELLRLSDELESRMRSPENSERMSEQADKLQQSREDLQQATKATEQNDASAALAAGRRAERQFEELHEEFRQRAAGAFDEAVRQMQREATELKNEQEKIGQSMRQQVEKASPGLRGDEKTDAAPQQLENQAQRFRDLVDKMEQTVKDAQEAEPLLAEKLYDGFRQARRSQTEQQLENAAELVRRGFMPQAEQFEQEAAEGIENLSQSIDDAADAVLGDSTEGLRRAAQQLEQLARGAEQELQREAPETQQGQQQGQQQGQQQGQQQGQQQGQQQGQQQGQQQGQQQGQQQGQQQGQQQGQQQGQQQGQQQGQQQGQQQGQQQGQQQGQQQGQQQGQQQGQQQGQQQGQRQQPGLRGGPQESADSRQSRQDSVGGRFAAESPSDGGGPIGPLTGDFRTWSDQMRDVEEMVGDADLRARANSIRDRVRQMRADMKRHGEPPKWELVEDLVAEPLRELKQDVRAELLRRTASKNELVPIDRDPVPAQFSDAVRRYYENLGSADLETDVSESRR; encoded by the coding sequence ATGGGTAACGATCTCCGATTCGATTCCAAAGTCGGCATGGCGGAGCGTCAACTCTCGCGGATTCAACGTGAGATGCAGCATGTCTCACGCCGCATCCGATCGAGACATTTTTGGACGTTGCTGGCCGTGTTCGCGATCCTCGCGATGCTGTTCGCACTGATGTTCCGCGGTGCGCAATTGAGCGGACAGATCGGCGATACCACCACTTGGTCAATGATCGCCGCGGCGTTGCTGATCGCCTTGATCGCCTCGCGCGTTCTGGCCGGTCGATTAGCGGGTGGAGTCCAGGCGACGGTCGCGCGAATCGAAAACGCGTTCCCGGGACTGGGGGAACGGTTGATGACGACTGCCTGTTTGGACGCCCAGCAATCCAGCGGCCCGCTCGGTCAGCATCTGATCGGCGAAACGCACGATCACTTTCGTTCGCACGATTGGCAAACCGTCGTTTCAACCCTTTCGCTGTGGGCGTCGCGTTTTTTTGGTGCCGGTGCCCTGGCGGCCGCGATCGGCGTTTCGATGATCGATTTCCGCAACAGCCCCGACGACATGTTGATTCCCGGGGCGCGATCCTCCGCCGGCGATTTCAAGCAGGACGTGACCGTGCTGCCGGGAAACGTGTCGATCGAGCGCGGAACCAGCCTGGTTGTGACTGCCGAATTCAGCGTGTCCGCTCCCGAATCGGCAACCCTGATCACGGAGTATGTCGACGGGACAGTGGCAGAAGTGTTGATGAAACAAAACCTCAGCGATCCGATCGTCGGCGGATTCCTGTCACGCGTCGACCAGCCGCTGACGTATCGAATCGAATCCCCGAATTGGAACAGCCAACCGTACTCGGTCGAAGTCTTTGAGTTTCCGGAATTGCGGCGCAGCGACGCCGTGTTGGAGTTTCCGGAATACACGAACATGAATTCCCGAACCGTCGAGGACACGGTCAAGGTCAGCGTGGTCCAAGGAACCCAGGTGACGTGGCGATTGTTGTTGAACAAAACCGTCGTCTCGTGCACATTGACCCGGACAAATGGCGACGTTATCGAGTGTGCGCGGGCAACGCAAACCGTGGATGCCAAGACGGAGGGTTCATCGGAACCCTATGCCGCGTACCTCGCAACAGTCAAAGCGGCCGAGTCAGATACATTCGTGTTGAATTTGGTGGACGACCAGCAGCGAAAGAACAAGTATCCGCCAGAATTGTCGATCAAGGTGCTGCCGAACAAACCGCCCAAATTGAAGTTGGAAAAGGCTCGTGACGTGACCGTCTCGGCGCTCCAGGAACTCCCGCTGCGCGCCGATGTCCGTGATGATTATGGCGTCCTGAAATCCGGGATCACCTACACGATCGAATCGGAGCCCGAGGTCACGATCGAACTCGCGCAGAATCTGCCGCGGAACGTCGATTCGACCGTTGATCACACGCTGGATTTTGAAGCGTTAAAGGCAAAGCCGGACGACTTGGTTTCTTACTATTTCTGGGCGGAAGATATCGGTCCGGACGGGACGCCACGGCGTACCGAAAGTGACCTGTTCTTTGCCGATGTTCGCCCGTTCGAAGAAATCTTTCGACAAGGCGACTCGCCACCTCCGTCTCAACAAGGCCAACCGTCGCCGCAACAACAGCAAGCCGAAGAACTGGCGAAACTGCAAAAACAGATCATTACTGCGATCTGGAACCAGATCCGTTTAGAAATCAGCGGCACGACGCCGGCCCCTGACGACATTCAAACGATCAGCGACTCACAAACCGATGCGATCGCTCAGTTTCAGGAGCTCGCCGGAAACTTGACTGATGCCGAATCGAAAAAGATCGGCGTGCAGGTTCTCGAAGCGATGCAGTCGACCGTCAAAAACTTGACCGCCGGTGATCTCGGCGAAAGCCGCTCGTCGGCCCAACGTAGCTATTCCAACTTGCTGAAGTTGAGATCCCGCGAGTTCGAAATCACACGCCAACAGCGACAACAGCAAAGCCAAGGCGGCGGGGGCGGTCAAAGTCGTCAACGCCAGATCGACGACTTGGAACTGGAAGACGATGAAAACCGCTACGAAACACAACAGCAGGCGCAGCAACAATCCGCGGCGCAACAGGCCGCCGCGGAAGACCGCCAGGTTCTGAGTCGATTGCGCGAATTAGCCAAACGCACCGAAGATTTAACCGAGGAGTTGGCGAAACTGCAATCCGCACTCGAACAGGCTGAGAACGAAGAGCAAGCCGAAGAGATTCGGCGACAGCTGAAACGCTTGCGCGAGCAGCAACAAGAACTGCTCCGACTGTCAGACGAATTGGAATCGCGAATGCGCTCCCCCGAGAACAGTGAGCGGATGAGCGAGCAAGCGGACAAGTTGCAGCAGTCACGGGAAGATCTTCAGCAAGCGACCAAAGCGACCGAGCAGAACGACGCCTCGGCGGCGCTCGCGGCCGGCCGACGTGCCGAACGCCAATTCGAAGAGCTACACGAAGAGTTTCGACAACGAGCCGCGGGGGCATTCGACGAAGCGGTGCGGCAAATGCAACGCGAAGCCACCGAGCTGAAAAATGAACAGGAGAAGATCGGCCAATCGATGCGTCAGCAGGTGGAAAAAGCCTCGCCAGGTCTTCGTGGTGATGAAAAGACCGACGCCGCCCCGCAGCAGCTGGAAAACCAGGCACAACGTTTCCGCGATCTGGTCGACAAGATGGAGCAAACCGTCAAGGACGCCCAAGAAGCTGAACCGCTACTCGCCGAAAAGCTGTACGACGGTTTTCGGCAGGCACGTCGATCACAAACCGAGCAACAACTGGAAAATGCAGCCGAACTCGTCCGGCGGGGGTTCATGCCACAAGCGGAGCAATTCGAACAGGAGGCTGCCGAGGGAATCGAGAATCTGAGTCAGAGTATCGATGATGCGGCCGACGCCGTCCTCGGAGATTCCACCGAAGGTCTGCGCCGGGCAGCACAACAACTCGAGCAGCTCGCCCGCGGCGCAGAGCAGGAACTCCAACGAGAAGCTCCAGAGACCCAACAGGGACAACAACAGGGGCAACAACAGGGACAACAACAGGGACAACAACAGGGACAACAACAGGGACAACAACAGGGACAACAACAGGGACAACAACAGGGACAACAACAGGGACAACAACAAGGGCAACAGCAGGGGCAACAGCAGGGGCAACAGCAGGGGCAACAACAAGGACAACAACAAGGACAACAACAGGGACAACAACAGGGACAACAGCAGGGACAACAACAAGGACAACAACAAGGACAACAACAAGGACAACAACAAGGACAACAACAAGGACAACAACAGGGACAACGGCAGCAACCGGGCCTACGTGGCGGACCGCAGGAATCAGCGGATTCGCGCCAATCGCGTCAAGATTCGGTGGGGGGGCGTTTTGCCGCGGAGTCACCGAGCGATGGTGGTGGTCCGATCGGGCCGTTAACCGGCGATTTCCGCACCTGGTCGGACCAGATGCGTGACGTCGAAGAAATGGTCGGCGATGCCGATTTACGTGCCCGTGCGAACAG
- a CDS encoding BatA domain-containing protein, whose protein sequence is MSFLAPLYFLGALAIAGPVIFHLIRRQPRGEVEFSSLMFLDSTPPRLTRRSRLENWPLLLLRCAAILLLAFAFARPFLPISESDSVAGVKQAVVVLIDQSASMKRTGVWDKAKNKAKKILDESDDETLLSVIAFDSEPRSVLSLDESTRLVADTRKTAAREAIDALSPTWFATDVGKAIRYAADQAALLELADSENAAATPNNPIASAAIETRIVLLSDLQNGARIESLQGYQWPSRVWLDVQPLSATTRGNVSLRVMPQRTAAETDDSIRDSAGNAVRVQVSQTDDGESSTFRLRFDGQENDAAVIQVPPGQTRFFTVKLPGDGDDADEALSRTATLNVLGDRDSFDNTYHFIRPSRIRQQVRFAELSIPDASVDPSTAARETLSFYARQLPWSDASRDVDFERFQRDDWSEGLSPSETPLVIVNGASAAAAAGDAVEQYLSAGGRILVVLDQPSDDAIRGALASMLKTPDLMIDESDSEDYRLISAVDFTSSLIAPLSDPGVNDFSNIRIWKHRRLRGLDGSVKVPLKLDDGSPLLVRRDVVNDASGLPNGKLWVLATGWQPAQSQFALSTKFVPILLGMLGPNLQLAPESLTIGDALADRSIATEPGFVEIDGDVFAVNMNPLESETTSFDMDRISQFGAVISSPLARQQEQTAQRALRDVELEAKQGWWQWLILATLGFIAAETLLAAKERSVPQAEA, encoded by the coding sequence ATGAGTTTTCTTGCACCGTTGTACTTCTTGGGCGCCCTGGCGATCGCCGGTCCGGTCATTTTCCACTTGATCCGTCGCCAACCCAGGGGTGAAGTCGAATTCAGTTCGCTGATGTTTCTCGATTCGACACCCCCGCGACTGACGCGGCGAAGTCGATTGGAAAATTGGCCGTTACTGTTACTTCGCTGTGCCGCAATTCTGCTGCTCGCCTTTGCCTTCGCCAGGCCGTTCCTGCCGATCTCGGAATCGGACTCCGTCGCCGGCGTCAAACAGGCGGTCGTCGTGTTGATCGACCAGAGCGCCAGCATGAAACGCACGGGGGTGTGGGACAAAGCGAAAAACAAGGCGAAGAAGATTTTGGATGAATCCGACGACGAGACGCTGCTGTCGGTCATCGCCTTTGATTCCGAACCCCGTTCCGTTTTGTCGCTCGACGAATCAACGCGACTCGTCGCGGACACTCGGAAAACTGCCGCACGGGAAGCGATCGATGCCCTGTCACCGACCTGGTTCGCAACCGACGTCGGGAAAGCCATCCGCTACGCCGCTGATCAAGCCGCGCTGTTGGAACTCGCTGATTCCGAAAACGCTGCCGCGACTCCGAACAATCCGATCGCCAGCGCCGCGATCGAAACGCGGATCGTGTTGTTGAGCGACCTGCAAAACGGTGCTCGGATCGAATCGCTGCAGGGCTACCAGTGGCCCAGTCGCGTTTGGCTGGATGTGCAACCACTGAGCGCGACGACGCGCGGCAACGTCAGCCTGCGTGTGATGCCACAGCGCACCGCCGCGGAAACCGACGACTCGATTCGAGACTCGGCCGGGAACGCAGTCCGTGTCCAAGTTTCGCAAACCGACGATGGGGAATCGTCGACGTTCCGGCTTCGTTTCGACGGACAGGAAAATGACGCCGCGGTGATCCAAGTGCCGCCGGGCCAAACGCGATTTTTCACGGTCAAGCTGCCCGGTGATGGTGACGATGCCGACGAAGCACTTTCACGTACCGCAACATTGAACGTGCTCGGTGACCGCGATAGCTTTGACAATACCTATCACTTCATTCGACCCAGCCGGATTCGACAACAGGTTCGATTCGCAGAATTGTCGATACCCGATGCGTCGGTGGACCCATCGACTGCGGCGCGAGAAACGCTTTCCTTCTACGCTCGGCAGTTGCCTTGGTCGGACGCGTCCCGCGATGTCGATTTCGAACGGTTCCAGCGAGACGACTGGAGTGAGGGATTGTCGCCCTCAGAAACACCCTTGGTGATCGTCAACGGTGCATCGGCCGCAGCGGCGGCCGGCGACGCGGTGGAGCAGTATTTGTCGGCCGGAGGACGCATACTCGTAGTTCTCGACCAGCCCTCCGACGACGCCATCCGTGGTGCGCTCGCATCGATGCTGAAGACGCCTGACTTGATGATCGACGAATCGGATTCGGAGGATTATCGATTGATTTCGGCCGTCGATTTCACCTCGTCGTTGATCGCACCGCTTTCCGATCCCGGCGTCAACGATTTCAGCAACATCCGAATTTGGAAGCATCGCCGACTGCGCGGGCTCGACGGCTCGGTGAAGGTGCCGCTGAAACTGGATGACGGTTCGCCGCTATTGGTCCGGCGTGATGTTGTCAATGATGCCTCCGGTCTTCCCAACGGCAAGTTGTGGGTGCTCGCAACCGGGTGGCAACCCGCTCAAAGCCAGTTCGCCTTGTCGACCAAATTTGTCCCGATTCTGCTGGGAATGCTGGGACCGAATTTGCAGCTCGCGCCGGAGTCTCTAACAATCGGCGACGCCCTTGCGGATCGGTCGATTGCGACCGAACCGGGGTTCGTTGAAATCGACGGCGATGTCTTTGCCGTGAACATGAATCCGTTGGAGAGTGAAACCACGTCCTTTGACATGGACCGAATCAGCCAATTCGGTGCTGTCATCTCTTCCCCGTTGGCCAGGCAGCAAGAACAGACCGCCCAGCGGGCGCTGCGCGACGTGGAATTGGAAGCGAAGCAAGGCTGGTGGCAATGGTTGATCCTGGCCACGCTCGGATTCATTGCCGCCGAAACACTGCTCGCCGCAAAGGAACGTTCTGTACCGCAGGCGGAAGCATGA
- a CDS encoding DUF58 domain-containing protein, with protein MNSVSTAAPSAPETMSNADDRAGVDPSALMRIKSLKLRAKTVVEGFFSGLHRSPTHGSSIEFSEYRAYVPGDDLRNLDWKLYARSDRYFIKKFEDETNRRCYLVVDQSRSMSYGSIEYKKIDYARTVAATLAYFLTMQHDAVGVLTFDAELGDFLPAKLGAKQFHQILVELSRPAEGKGTDIEAPLRQVTSLVPRRGLVILMSDLLAPPDMLKTQLAALRARGHEVVLLRIIDPGEVDLGLSDPAMVTDAETGRQIYVDPEAAKANYAERFSRHRRQIETICESTGVGNYELITDKPLDLALSSLIHARNRLGKSGFRSIGEGRRQ; from the coding sequence ATGAACTCCGTCTCGACCGCCGCACCGTCTGCCCCCGAAACGATGTCCAACGCGGATGATCGCGCCGGTGTCGATCCGTCGGCACTGATGCGCATCAAGAGTCTCAAGCTGCGCGCCAAGACGGTCGTCGAAGGATTCTTCTCGGGGCTACACCGCAGCCCGACCCACGGCAGTTCGATCGAATTCAGCGAGTACCGTGCCTACGTTCCCGGCGATGACCTGCGCAATCTGGATTGGAAGCTCTACGCCCGTAGCGACCGCTACTTCATCAAGAAGTTCGAAGACGAAACGAACCGACGCTGCTACCTGGTCGTCGATCAAAGCCGGTCGATGAGCTACGGATCGATCGAGTACAAGAAAATCGACTATGCCCGAACGGTCGCCGCAACCCTGGCCTACTTCTTGACGATGCAGCACGACGCCGTTGGCGTGTTGACCTTTGATGCCGAACTGGGCGATTTTTTGCCGGCCAAGCTCGGTGCGAAACAGTTCCACCAGATCCTGGTGGAACTTTCACGGCCGGCCGAGGGCAAAGGCACGGACATCGAAGCACCGCTGCGCCAAGTCACCTCGCTTGTGCCCCGCCGCGGACTGGTGATCCTGATGAGCGATTTATTAGCGCCGCCGGACATGCTGAAGACGCAGTTGGCGGCGCTGCGTGCGAGGGGGCATGAAGTCGTCTTGTTGCGGATCATCGATCCCGGTGAAGTCGATCTTGGCCTTTCAGACCCGGCGATGGTGACCGATGCCGAAACCGGACGCCAAATCTACGTCGATCCGGAGGCGGCCAAGGCAAACTACGCCGAACGATTTTCCCGGCATCGCCGCCAGATCGAAACGATTTGTGAATCCACCGGCGTCGGAAACTATGAACTGATCACCGACAAACCGCTCGATTTGGCGCTCTCAAGTCTGATCCATGCCCGCAACCGACTAGGGAAATCGGGATTTCGATCGATCGGCGAAGGGAGGCGGCAATGA
- a CDS encoding AAA family ATPase — MSVTETNVVQQIQEARERIVGELSKTIVGQHDVIEQLLISLLAGGHCLITGPPGLAKTLLVRSVAQVFHLQFSRIQFTPDLMPVDIVGTEILEESTDGHRSLTFVKGPVFANVILADEINRTPPKTQAAMLEAMQEHQVTAAGTRYELPEPFFVLATQNPIEMEGTYPLPEAQLDRFLFNVKIDYLPPEDELSVVLRTTASKPEPINPLFSGEDVLQFQQTVREVPIATPIAEYAVKIAQTTRPNRAGTPEFVNEWVGWGAGTRASQTLVLGAKARALLMGRAHVQTEDIVALAHPTLRHRVLPTYKAEAEGVTIEQIIDKLLDTIPKP, encoded by the coding sequence ATGTCAGTCACCGAAACCAACGTGGTCCAGCAGATCCAGGAAGCCCGCGAGAGAATCGTCGGCGAATTGTCGAAAACCATCGTCGGGCAACACGACGTCATCGAACAACTTTTGATCAGCCTGCTTGCCGGCGGACATTGCCTGATCACCGGACCACCCGGATTGGCCAAAACGTTGTTGGTCCGCAGCGTCGCACAGGTCTTTCACCTTCAGTTCAGCCGGATTCAATTCACTCCGGACCTGATGCCGGTCGACATCGTCGGCACAGAGATTTTGGAGGAGTCGACCGACGGCCATCGCAGTTTGACCTTCGTCAAAGGCCCCGTGTTCGCCAATGTGATCTTGGCGGATGAGATCAACCGCACGCCGCCGAAAACGCAAGCCGCGATGCTCGAAGCCATGCAAGAACATCAGGTCACCGCTGCCGGAACTCGCTACGAATTGCCCGAACCGTTTTTCGTTTTGGCGACGCAAAACCCGATCGAGATGGAAGGCACCTATCCGCTGCCGGAGGCGCAACTGGATCGGTTCCTGTTCAACGTCAAAATCGATTACTTGCCGCCGGAGGACGAACTTTCGGTTGTCTTGCGGACGACCGCGTCCAAGCCCGAGCCGATCAATCCGCTGTTCTCTGGCGAGGATGTGTTGCAGTTCCAGCAAACGGTTCGCGAAGTCCCGATCGCCACGCCGATCGCCGAGTATGCCGTCAAGATCGCCCAAACCACGCGGCCCAATCGCGCGGGGACGCCGGAGTTCGTCAACGAGTGGGTCGGCTGGGGCGCGGGCACCCGGGCCTCGCAAACACTGGTGCTCGGTGCCAAGGCGCGGGCGCTACTGATGGGCCGCGCCCATGTGCAAACCGAAGACATCGTCGCGCTGGCCCACCCGACGCTGCGTCACCGCGTGCTTCCGACCTACAAGGCCGAGGCCGAGGGCGTCACGATCGAACAGATCATCGACAAATTGCTCGACACGATCCCTAAGCCATGA
- a CDS encoding DUF4159 domain-containing protein produces MKGRRPNILVLFTALLIIGATSMALAQWRRHFRSIEEDRRGVPQWEVDRQFPGDMFTFARVRYDSYYGRGGGGGWRTDYPDSDLNFSLRLQQLTTIKVNPDPVIVNLTDDNLSDYPFLYMIEPGGLVFSEEEVLALRRYCFNGGFLMVDDFWGDRQYENLEFELARVFPDRKPFEVPLEHEIFHNVYDMKEKPQVPAIGRAWGSVTWEDTRDGSDNSVPHYRAIVDDKDRIMVFICHNTDLGDGWEREGEDEEYFREFSVKKAYPMGINIVTYAMTH; encoded by the coding sequence ATGAAAGGCCGACGTCCCAATATCTTGGTGCTTTTCACCGCGTTGCTGATCATCGGGGCCACTTCAATGGCGTTGGCCCAATGGAGACGCCATTTTCGAAGTATCGAAGAGGACCGACGCGGCGTCCCGCAGTGGGAAGTCGATCGGCAATTCCCCGGCGACATGTTTACGTTTGCGCGTGTCCGTTACGATTCCTATTATGGACGCGGCGGCGGTGGCGGGTGGCGAACGGATTATCCCGACAGCGATCTCAATTTCTCTTTGCGGCTGCAACAACTGACAACCATCAAGGTCAACCCCGACCCGGTGATCGTTAACCTGACCGATGACAACCTGTCGGATTATCCGTTTCTGTACATGATCGAACCGGGGGGGCTGGTGTTTAGCGAAGAGGAAGTGCTGGCACTGCGGCGTTATTGTTTCAACGGCGGCTTTCTGATGGTGGATGATTTCTGGGGCGACCGCCAGTACGAAAATTTGGAGTTCGAACTGGCACGAGTTTTTCCTGATCGCAAACCGTTCGAGGTCCCGCTCGAACACGAGATCTTTCACAACGTTTACGACATGAAAGAAAAACCGCAGGTGCCGGCCATCGGCAGGGCGTGGGGATCGGTCACGTGGGAAGACACCCGCGACGGCAGCGACAACAGCGTGCCACACTACCGTGCGATCGTCGACGACAAGGATCGGATCATGGTCTTCATCTGCCACAACACCGACCTCGGCGACGGCTGGGAACGCGAAGGCGAAGACGAGGAGTACTTTCGTGAATTCTCGGTCAAGAAGGCCTATCCGATGGGGATCAACATCGTCACCTATGCCATGACCCACTGA